The uncultured Hyphomonas sp. genome includes a window with the following:
- a CDS encoding IS6 family transposase, translated as MPQNPFRYFETSPEIIQLSVMMYVRFPLSLRNVEDLLHERRIEICHEIVRQWVDRFGTYFAHKIRKRRSKAMRQSPQWHWHLDEVFVKIRGERHYLWRAIDHEGEVLESYVTKKRDKAAALKFLKKAMKRYGNPHVVLTDRCPSYRAAMKVIGSEGRQETGRHLNNRAENSHFPFRRRERAMSRFRRMRSLQKFASIHSSVYSHLNHQRGIESRPRFKSLRDAALFEWRELVVA; from the coding sequence ATGCCCCAAAACCCATTCCGCTACTTCGAGACATCGCCCGAGATCATCCAACTTTCGGTCATGATGTATGTTCGATTTCCGCTCTCATTGCGCAATGTCGAAGACCTACTCCATGAGCGCAGGATCGAAATTTGCCATGAAATTGTCCGTCAATGGGTGGACCGCTTCGGCACTTATTTCGCGCACAAGATCCGCAAGCGTCGCTCGAAAGCTATGCGACAGAGCCCGCAATGGCATTGGCATCTGGATGAGGTCTTCGTGAAGATCCGGGGTGAGCGGCATTACTTGTGGCGCGCGATCGATCATGAAGGTGAGGTGCTTGAATCCTATGTTACCAAGAAGCGGGACAAGGCTGCTGCATTGAAATTCCTAAAGAAAGCAATGAAGCGTTACGGGAATCCGCATGTCGTGCTAACGGATAGATGCCCGTCCTACAGAGCTGCCATGAAGGTGATTGGAAGCGAGGGCCGCCAGGAAACTGGCCGGCATCTCAACAATCGTGCTGAAAATTCCCACTTTCCATTCCGACGAAGAGAACGGGCCATGTCACGGTTCCGGCGCATGCGAAGTCTGCAGAAATTCGCTTCAATCCATTCGTCAGTATACAGTCACTTAAATCATCAAAGGGGTATCGAGAGCAGGCCCAGGTTCAAATCGCTACGCGACGCCGCTCTTTTCGAATGGCGGGAATTGGTCGTCGCCTGA
- a CDS encoding alkaline phosphatase D family protein — protein sequence MNDKSSTPKSGTLTRRDALRRVTGAAGLAALTGCQATGRDLSSAAPEQAKFGWGVASGDPTRSAVVIWTRAIPENPAATSLELVYELSEDPGFMRIVRSGAIRTSAGRDFTAKADVTGLEAGCTYFYRFRAGRALSPVGRTRTLPADDSKPINIALASCANFPSGFYNAYREISKIEDLDAVIHVGDYIYEHAAGEYDGAVGERIGRVHIPANEIVTLEDYRQRLAQYREDVDLQAAHAHAPFITVWDDHETANNSWQEGASGHDPETEGRWRTRRDAALQAYFEWLPMRDPQPGSARERLNRVYDFGSIASVVVIETRLTGRDKQLSYAEDMPMHKDGTPDIEAFERNVLESPDRSMMGASQEAWFAEALQSSRQRNMQWQVIANQTVMARMRTPDFMTVLPADIVEPAIERGGYVAGWLQRSTLGLPVGLDSWDGYPAARKRLYEAAQSAGANLVVLSGDSHMFWANDLHHPDSESFVGVELATGSITSPGGYGYISNTPEFYATVEDAVIRKNPDVKYANVRDHGFIHLTLTRDRVRARYIAVSTITDPNYVAHCFLDVVATPKSGLKRS from the coding sequence CCTTGCCGCTCTGACGGGCTGCCAGGCTACCGGACGGGACCTCAGTAGCGCAGCGCCTGAGCAGGCGAAGTTCGGGTGGGGCGTTGCCAGCGGTGATCCAACCCGGTCTGCCGTCGTCATCTGGACGCGCGCGATACCGGAAAATCCTGCAGCAACGAGCCTGGAGCTGGTTTACGAACTGTCGGAAGATCCAGGTTTCATGCGCATTGTGAGGTCTGGCGCCATTCGGACTTCAGCCGGGAGGGATTTTACCGCCAAGGCGGATGTGACAGGACTTGAAGCCGGGTGCACCTATTTTTACCGGTTTCGGGCGGGGCGGGCATTGTCTCCTGTCGGACGGACCAGGACGCTTCCGGCAGACGATAGCAAGCCGATCAACATCGCGCTGGCCTCCTGCGCCAACTTTCCGTCCGGCTTCTACAACGCGTACAGGGAAATCTCGAAGATTGAAGATCTCGATGCCGTTATTCATGTCGGCGACTATATCTATGAGCATGCTGCCGGCGAGTATGATGGGGCTGTCGGTGAGCGTATCGGGCGGGTCCATATCCCTGCCAATGAAATTGTCACGCTGGAAGACTATCGTCAGAGGCTGGCTCAGTACCGGGAGGATGTGGACCTGCAGGCGGCCCATGCACATGCACCATTCATTACCGTTTGGGACGATCATGAAACCGCAAACAATAGCTGGCAGGAAGGAGCATCCGGACATGACCCTGAGACGGAAGGGCGTTGGCGAACGCGCCGGGATGCAGCCCTGCAGGCCTATTTCGAATGGTTGCCCATGCGGGACCCTCAGCCGGGCTCAGCCCGCGAACGACTGAACCGTGTTTACGATTTTGGATCCATTGCGAGCGTGGTGGTTATTGAAACCCGCCTGACCGGCCGGGACAAGCAGCTTTCCTATGCCGAAGATATGCCCATGCACAAGGATGGTACGCCGGATATTGAAGCCTTTGAGCGGAACGTGCTGGAGTCTCCTGATCGCAGCATGATGGGTGCGTCGCAAGAAGCTTGGTTTGCGGAAGCGCTGCAGAGTTCACGTCAACGGAACATGCAATGGCAGGTTATCGCCAACCAGACGGTTATGGCGCGTATGCGCACCCCGGATTTCATGACGGTTCTGCCAGCAGATATTGTGGAGCCTGCAATCGAAAGGGGCGGATACGTCGCAGGATGGCTGCAACGCAGCACATTGGGCTTGCCGGTCGGACTGGACTCCTGGGATGGCTATCCCGCGGCTCGGAAGCGGCTTTATGAGGCGGCTCAATCGGCGGGTGCCAACCTCGTTGTGTTGTCAGGCGACAGTCACATGTTCTGGGCCAACGACCTACATCATCCGGACTCGGAATCCTTCGTCGGCGTCGAGTTGGCAACGGGCAGCATTACCTCACCGGGTGGCTATGGGTACATCAGCAATACTCCGGAATTCTATGCCACTGTCGAAGACGCAGTCATCAGGAAAAATCCAGATGTGAAATATGCGAACGTTCGAGATCACGGGTTCATCCATCTTACGCTTACGCGGGATCGTGTGCGGGCCAGATATATCGCTGTCAGCACCATAACCGATCCCAACTACGTTGCGCATTGCTTCCTCGACGTTGTTGCGACGCCGAAGTCCGGTCTGAAACGGAGCTGA
- a CDS encoding DUF5690 family protein encodes MSSKLNPAGRSAVQSVLFVVYAGSAAFAAYFSMYAFRKPFAAANYEDVASWAFGLDFKIALVLAQLVGYAASKFLGVKILSEMGRSRRGAAIVGLISIAWVALLFFAVLPISLKPLAMVLNGLALGMIWGLVFGYVEGRRTSEILGAILCASFIVSSGIVKSAGVWLMNAFGVTEFWMPAATGLLFFPLLLVSTIGLSLLSPPDQDDINLRVERKPMNTTDRRSFLAALGPGLVPVIIAYVMFTIIRDFRDSFAAEIWTDLGYAGVSSVFTASEAPIAIVTLAVLAALFVIRSNRHAIWAICLIVMFGSSLIVGSTFAFQSGGLTPLMWMVLCGGGLYLAYTPFNAMFFDRLIAASERSGNAVFLIYLADASGYAGSVALLLVKNFLNPNVEWKSFFIGLAYVGGIASFLLILVSSLYFHSRLKTG; translated from the coding sequence GTGAGCTCCAAACTGAATCCAGCGGGTAGGTCTGCCGTACAAAGCGTTCTGTTCGTTGTTTATGCGGGAAGTGCTGCCTTCGCAGCATATTTCTCGATGTATGCCTTCCGGAAACCTTTCGCTGCTGCGAATTATGAAGACGTGGCGAGTTGGGCATTCGGGCTGGATTTCAAGATCGCTCTCGTTCTTGCTCAACTTGTGGGATATGCCGCATCAAAGTTTTTGGGTGTCAAAATTCTTTCCGAGATGGGGAGAAGCAGACGAGGGGCTGCAATTGTTGGGCTGATCAGCATTGCCTGGGTCGCCCTGCTATTCTTCGCCGTGCTTCCCATCAGTCTGAAACCGCTGGCCATGGTGCTGAATGGTTTGGCGCTCGGTATGATTTGGGGGTTGGTTTTCGGCTATGTGGAGGGGCGGCGCACCAGTGAAATCCTCGGTGCGATCCTGTGCGCCAGCTTTATCGTCTCGTCAGGAATCGTGAAGAGCGCAGGAGTCTGGTTGATGAATGCATTCGGCGTCACGGAATTCTGGATGCCGGCAGCTACGGGTCTGTTATTCTTTCCATTGCTCCTTGTCTCAACGATTGGACTCTCCCTTCTTTCGCCTCCTGATCAGGACGACATCAATCTTCGTGTTGAGCGAAAACCGATGAATACCACTGACCGTCGTTCTTTTCTTGCGGCACTCGGTCCGGGCCTAGTCCCGGTTATCATCGCCTATGTTATGTTTACCATTATCCGGGACTTCCGTGACAGTTTCGCAGCAGAGATCTGGACCGACCTGGGATATGCGGGTGTGTCGAGTGTATTCACTGCCAGTGAAGCGCCGATCGCCATTGTCACACTGGCTGTGCTCGCAGCACTTTTTGTTATACGCAGCAATCGTCACGCGATATGGGCCATATGCCTGATCGTTATGTTTGGGTCTTCCCTGATAGTTGGGTCTACCTTTGCCTTTCAATCTGGTGGGCTGACACCACTCATGTGGATGGTCCTGTGTGGCGGGGGACTCTATCTCGCCTATACTCCGTTCAACGCCATGTTCTTTGACCGCCTCATCGCGGCGAGCGAGCGATCCGGCAATGCGGTTTTCCTGATCTATCTTGCGGACGCGTCGGGCTATGCTGGCAGTGTTGCTTTGCTGTTGGTCAAAAACTTCCTGAATCCGAATGTGGAATGGAAGAGCTTTTTTATCGGGCTCGCTTATGTCGGCGGCATCGCAAGTTTCTTACTCATTCTTGTGTCTTCACTGTACTTCCATAGTCGCCTTAAGACCGGCTGA
- the phnX gene encoding phosphonoacetaldehyde hydrolase: MSVISTVIFDWAGTIVDFGSRAPVAAMKRVFEDAGMRVSEAQIRKYMGLAKRDHVIAMLSAPEGQSAWHSANQRDWNESDVDHLLTHLTPAMAMSAVECSELISGAREMIDWLVVRGIRIGSTTGYNRAMMTDILPLAAKQGYTPEVIICAGETSLGRPAPLMIWKVLETLESWPVHSCLKVDDAPVGIEAGVNAGVWTVGVAGSGNGVGMSQDEFSRLTPQEKAAAMAPAAKEFERAGADFVVESVADISGTIERIDRLLLEGERPGRRPCESFV; the protein is encoded by the coding sequence ATGAGTGTCATCAGTACTGTCATATTCGATTGGGCGGGTACGATTGTAGATTTCGGATCCCGCGCACCAGTTGCCGCGATGAAGCGCGTATTCGAAGATGCCGGAATGCGGGTCTCCGAGGCGCAAATTCGGAAATATATGGGACTTGCAAAACGCGATCATGTCATCGCGATGCTTTCGGCACCAGAAGGACAAAGTGCGTGGCATTCCGCCAACCAGCGCGACTGGAATGAAAGCGATGTCGACCATCTTTTGACGCATCTGACGCCTGCCATGGCTATGTCTGCAGTGGAGTGTTCAGAGCTGATATCGGGGGCCAGAGAAATGATCGACTGGCTGGTCGTTCGAGGAATTCGGATTGGCTCCACGACGGGATACAACCGGGCAATGATGACCGACATTCTACCGCTTGCGGCAAAGCAAGGCTACACGCCCGAAGTCATTATCTGTGCAGGTGAAACCAGTTTGGGGCGGCCTGCTCCTCTGATGATCTGGAAGGTTCTGGAGACGCTGGAAAGCTGGCCGGTGCATTCTTGTCTCAAAGTAGATGATGCCCCCGTCGGGATTGAGGCGGGCGTAAATGCCGGCGTCTGGACGGTCGGCGTTGCTGGTTCGGGCAACGGGGTGGGAATGTCGCAAGACGAATTTTCAAGGTTAACTCCACAAGAGAAGGCTGCTGCGATGGCCCCTGCGGCAAAAGAGTTCGAACGTGCGGGGGCGGACTTTGTTGTGGAGAGCGTTGCGGACATATCTGGCACTATTGAACGGATCGACCGTCTTCTTCTGGAAGGTGAGCGGCCAGGTCGGCGACCGTGCGAGTCGTTCGTTTAG
- a CDS encoding amidohydrolase, translating to MIDAKNILLLIMLSFGLVACSSEENGHQAADLILRNGVVVTMEAEAPQASAVAIRDGVITAVGDDADVDMLIGGKTTIIDAAGRFVVPGFIDTHMHPHPLFDEMSPFGNLDLTPEGGIISRATLMDKLRQKVSVTPPGQLIIGMGYNDNIVDGHPTARELDLVAPNNPVILVHSSGHRSVVNTFALDAAGITDETPDTPGSKIERDEDGHATGIILERVPELYTLYENRPEPGEAETLEAYRKEFRQFLSNGIVAVADASATPETLSLYRTLLNDGLPIRVYAMTLSTHLDWLIENRGEAEWQVPGLTMRTVKVFHGNSLSGRTAWLYEPYANDPNYFGIPPSRPQKALNDLIGRIHAAGLQAAVHANGDREIDMVLDAFEHAQKSDLNLDARHRIEHGSVVNTDILDRMKHGRVALAPHSYVLNHGEKMEDYGAMRWNWMHPNRSALDWGIPIGGNSDYPVSPAKPMQRVQSMVTRKARSNGKIYGLKQRITIEDALKVWTLGSAYLQFEENTSGSIKPGKRGDLVVLSEDPRAVDEDQIGDISVDYTIVGGAIVYKRDVAAGPEADTW from the coding sequence ATGATTGACGCCAAAAATATCCTTCTGCTGATAATGCTGTCATTTGGGCTTGTTGCTTGTTCTTCAGAGGAGAATGGCCATCAAGCGGCCGACCTGATCTTGCGCAATGGCGTTGTGGTCACGATGGAAGCAGAGGCTCCCCAGGCCTCCGCTGTCGCAATCCGTGACGGGGTTATTACTGCTGTCGGAGACGATGCTGATGTGGACATGCTAATTGGAGGCAAAACGACAATAATCGATGCGGCAGGCCGCTTCGTGGTGCCCGGCTTCATCGACACCCATATGCACCCGCACCCGCTTTTCGATGAGATGAGTCCTTTTGGGAATTTGGATTTGACGCCGGAAGGTGGGATCATTTCCCGTGCCACGCTCATGGACAAGCTTCGCCAGAAAGTTTCGGTGACACCACCCGGTCAACTTATCATCGGTATGGGGTACAATGACAATATAGTGGACGGACATCCAACTGCGAGAGAGTTGGATCTCGTTGCACCGAATAATCCGGTGATTTTAGTCCATTCGAGCGGCCACCGTTCTGTTGTGAATACGTTCGCCCTCGACGCTGCGGGTATTACGGATGAAACGCCAGATACGCCTGGCTCGAAGATTGAGCGCGATGAAGATGGTCACGCAACGGGCATTATTCTTGAGCGTGTGCCGGAGCTCTATACGCTCTACGAAAACCGTCCGGAACCTGGTGAGGCAGAAACGCTTGAAGCGTATCGTAAGGAATTTCGCCAGTTTCTGTCCAATGGAATTGTCGCCGTTGCGGACGCCAGTGCAACACCCGAGACACTTTCTCTATACCGTACGCTTCTGAACGATGGTTTGCCAATACGGGTATATGCGATGACGTTGTCTACTCATCTTGATTGGCTTATCGAGAACCGAGGTGAAGCTGAGTGGCAGGTGCCCGGGCTGACCATGCGCACGGTAAAGGTATTTCACGGTAACTCTCTTTCCGGCAGAACGGCTTGGCTGTATGAACCCTATGCGAACGATCCCAATTATTTCGGCATTCCTCCATCGCGACCGCAGAAAGCCCTGAATGACTTAATTGGTCGCATCCATGCTGCGGGGCTCCAGGCGGCCGTGCATGCGAATGGTGATCGCGAGATTGATATGGTGTTGGACGCATTTGAACACGCACAGAAATCCGATCTAAATTTGGACGCGCGGCATCGGATAGAGCATGGTAGTGTCGTGAATACAGATATTCTGGATCGAATGAAGCATGGGCGCGTCGCATTAGCCCCGCATTCCTATGTTCTCAACCATGGGGAAAAAATGGAGGATTATGGTGCGATGCGCTGGAATTGGATGCATCCGAATCGTAGCGCACTTGATTGGGGTATCCCGATTGGCGGGAATTCCGATTATCCGGTCAGTCCTGCAAAGCCGATGCAGAGAGTTCAGAGTATGGTGACCCGAAAGGCACGCAGCAACGGTAAGATCTATGGCCTCAAGCAACGTATAACAATCGAGGACGCTTTGAAAGTCTGGACTCTCGGGAGCGCATATCTCCAGTTCGAAGAGAACACGTCCGGATCGATCAAACCTGGCAAACGAGGGGATCTTGTCGTGCTCTCAGAAGATCCACGGGCTGTCGACGAAG
- a CDS encoding LysR substrate-binding domain-containing protein, with product MTINFQHLRAFHAIALEQGVSRAARRLNVSQPTLSKQLKALEDRYQLKLIEGTRPPLSLTPAGESLLKRTTALFGVADEISLLLGETKTEEGGTIRLGTDSPPQTAEFMAAYLAHAPETDFKVTVSNAQATNELLLKAQIDVAIVCEPFVHSDYVYAPLYSDTLVAVVHADWDDHGAKQFDLLRLQSEVLLIREPTSRTLSSIKRILSESSVEPARIMEMHTREMIREAIANNIGISLMLRHECPPDPRIRTVEISSNSKSLTVNGYLAIRGERKRLPAIRLALTVANAFATARGLI from the coding sequence ATGACCATCAATTTCCAGCACCTCCGGGCATTTCATGCGATTGCCCTTGAACAGGGCGTCTCCCGGGCCGCCCGCCGTCTAAATGTTTCCCAGCCCACGCTTTCGAAACAACTCAAGGCTCTCGAAGACAGATACCAATTGAAACTGATCGAAGGGACGCGTCCGCCGCTCAGCCTCACACCAGCAGGCGAAAGCCTGCTGAAAAGGACAACCGCGCTGTTCGGTGTCGCAGATGAAATCTCACTTTTGCTCGGCGAAACCAAAACCGAAGAAGGCGGCACAATTCGCCTTGGAACGGATTCTCCACCACAGACTGCTGAGTTTATGGCAGCATATCTGGCACATGCTCCGGAAACCGATTTCAAGGTGACCGTATCAAATGCACAGGCGACGAATGAACTTCTTCTGAAAGCGCAGATAGACGTCGCTATTGTCTGCGAACCATTTGTACACAGCGACTATGTCTACGCCCCCCTCTATAGCGATACGCTTGTTGCCGTCGTTCATGCCGATTGGGATGATCATGGTGCGAAGCAATTTGATTTATTGCGCCTGCAGAGCGAAGTACTTTTGATACGTGAACCCACCTCTCGTACTCTTAGCTCGATCAAGCGCATCTTGTCGGAATCCTCAGTCGAGCCCGCACGGATCATGGAAATGCATACGCGCGAGATGATCCGGGAAGCAATTGCCAACAACATAGGCATCAGCCTGATGCTTCGCCACGAATGCCCACCAGACCCACGCATACGGACGGTTGAAATATCATCAAACTCAAAGTCGCTTACCGTTAACGGATATCTTGCAATCCGGGGTGAACGCAAACGTTTGCCAGCCATCCGGCTGGCCCTGACAGTAGCAAACGCATTCGCGACTGCACGTGGCCTCATCTGA
- a CDS encoding TIGR03364 family FAD-dependent oxidoreductase gives MQVKTVCGFSYMANEYDVVVVGAGIVGIAHALAAAKFGARVALVEARPKAVGASIRNFGFVTVTGQERHQMWSLARRSRNRWAEVASATGIKVEQTGMIMAARRREAAAVLEEFLDTEMGEDCILADPRELQRHAPGVPFENLICALVSPHEIRVEAKSVLPVLLEWVSSAWDVDVHMSSFVVDVHAGCVVTARGELRGKTIFVCPGDEVASLMPELAREMGVQPCKLQMMRLADPGYKLPSPVMSDLGLVRYQGYSELASATALKERLEKEQSAELAAGVHLIAVQSGDGSMIVGDSHAYSDALDPFQRASIDQLILDEFANVLGTPPVVIERWVGTYAWSPERNWFTKEVEPDVHVTVITCGAGMSTAFAIAEDVVASAFQPLSGSASR, from the coding sequence ATGCAGGTGAAAACTGTTTGCGGGTTTAGTTATATGGCGAACGAATATGATGTTGTGGTGGTCGGGGCAGGTATTGTCGGAATTGCCCACGCGCTTGCCGCCGCGAAGTTCGGAGCGCGGGTTGCACTGGTCGAGGCCAGGCCCAAGGCAGTTGGCGCGAGCATCCGGAATTTTGGCTTCGTGACAGTCACGGGACAGGAGCGACACCAAATGTGGTCGCTGGCCCGCCGTTCGCGAAACAGATGGGCGGAGGTTGCGTCAGCTACAGGTATAAAGGTCGAGCAGACTGGAATGATCATGGCTGCGCGGCGCCGTGAGGCTGCGGCGGTTCTGGAAGAGTTTCTCGACACTGAGATGGGTGAGGATTGTATTCTCGCCGACCCGAGGGAGCTTCAGCGCCATGCGCCCGGTGTTCCATTCGAAAACCTGATATGTGCCCTTGTCAGCCCACACGAGATCAGGGTTGAAGCGAAAAGTGTATTGCCTGTCCTTCTGGAGTGGGTGTCATCTGCGTGGGATGTTGACGTCCATATGTCCTCATTCGTGGTGGACGTGCATGCAGGTTGCGTCGTAACGGCACGTGGGGAGTTGCGCGGGAAGACGATTTTTGTCTGTCCCGGTGACGAAGTCGCTAGCCTAATGCCTGAACTGGCTCGCGAAATGGGTGTGCAACCCTGCAAGCTCCAAATGATGCGTCTCGCTGACCCAGGATACAAGCTCCCGTCACCCGTGATGAGCGATCTTGGGCTTGTTCGCTATCAGGGCTATTCTGAACTCGCTTCAGCAACGGCTCTGAAAGAGCGGTTGGAAAAAGAGCAATCGGCGGAACTTGCAGCCGGTGTTCACCTCATTGCAGTGCAATCGGGCGATGGAAGCATGATCGTAGGCGACAGTCACGCCTATTCCGACGCGTTGGATCCGTTCCAGCGAGCGAGTATCGACCAGCTTATTCTGGATGAGTTCGCGAATGTTCTTGGAACGCCACCAGTTGTTATCGAACGGTGGGTCGGAACATACGCATGGTCGCCGGAGCGCAATTGGTTCACCAAGGAGGTAGAGCCGGACGTCCATGTCACAGTGATTACATGTGGCGCCGGTATGTCGACAGCTTTCGCGATTGCAGAAGATGTCGTTGCGAGTGCGTTTCAGCCTTTAAGCGGGAGTGCCTCACGATGA